A stretch of Lysinibacillus agricola DNA encodes these proteins:
- a CDS encoding conserved virulence factor C family protein, giving the protein MKIMTIEPTPSPNSMKIVVDTELPFGKSYNFTKDNKDEATGEAAAILAIEGVKGVYHVADFFAVERNAKYAWESILASIRQVLGEDVHEVNNEQVANEFYGEVYVHVQFYKQVPLQVKVFDNQHEHRVSCGERFVEAFNKISETAVDENYIFQRKWIDYGVRYGELEEIAEAVKQEIEVTYSEERLAKIIATINDSEKTIEKPAKLKITVAQFKQPEWEKRFQLLDQMADPELDDLPLLDLALQDEQMSIRRLATVYLGMIEDVAVVPYLEKALQNKSAAVRRTAGDCMSDLGFVEFEDAMQQALQDKNKLVRWRAAMYLYEVGTEKSLATLKAAAEDKEFEVKLQVKMAIARIEQGEEAKGSVWKQMTESRQQ; this is encoded by the coding sequence ATGAAGATTATGACAATTGAACCGACACCAAGCCCTAATTCTATGAAGATTGTCGTTGATACAGAGTTACCTTTTGGCAAAAGCTATAATTTTACAAAGGATAATAAAGATGAAGCAACTGGTGAAGCAGCAGCGATTTTGGCAATTGAAGGTGTTAAAGGCGTTTATCATGTAGCAGATTTCTTCGCTGTTGAGCGTAACGCAAAGTATGCATGGGAAAGTATTTTAGCAAGCATTCGCCAAGTGTTAGGTGAAGACGTACACGAAGTAAACAATGAACAAGTAGCCAATGAATTTTATGGTGAAGTGTACGTTCATGTACAGTTTTATAAGCAAGTACCACTTCAAGTGAAGGTATTTGATAACCAACATGAGCACCGTGTAAGCTGTGGTGAGCGCTTTGTGGAAGCTTTCAATAAAATTAGTGAGACAGCAGTTGATGAAAATTACATTTTCCAACGTAAATGGATTGACTATGGTGTACGTTATGGAGAGCTTGAGGAAATTGCGGAAGCAGTAAAACAGGAAATCGAAGTAACCTATTCTGAGGAACGTTTGGCGAAGATTATTGCAACGATTAATGATTCTGAGAAAACTATTGAGAAGCCAGCTAAGCTAAAAATTACTGTTGCGCAGTTTAAGCAACCAGAATGGGAAAAACGTTTCCAACTGCTTGACCAAATGGCAGATCCAGAGCTAGATGATTTACCGCTTTTAGATTTAGCGTTACAAGATGAGCAAATGTCTATCCGTCGACTTGCAACCGTTTATTTAGGCATGATTGAGGATGTGGCAGTTGTTCCATATTTAGAAAAGGCATTACAGAACAAAAGTGCAGCGGTACGTCGAACGGCAGGAGATTGTATGAGTGACCTTGGCTTCGTGGAATTTGAGGACGCGATGCAGCAAGCGTTACAGGATAAAAACAAACTTGTTCGTTGGCGTGCAGCTATGTACTTATATGAAGTCGGTACTGAGAAATCCTTAGCGACATTGAAGGCTGCTGCAGAAGATAAAGAGTTTGAAGTGAAGCTACAAGTAAAAATGGCGATTGCCCGCATCGAACAAGGTGAGGAAGCAAAAGGTTCTGTTTGGAAGCAAATGACAGAATCTCGCCAGCAATAA
- a CDS encoding SDR family NAD(P)-dependent oxidoreductase, which yields MAVEQQVIIVTGAGGGMGKAIIQEQLAKGNIVVGLDLSVASLSDLAQDALQCFEVNVLQEEHVNEVFKQVFAKYGRIDGLVNALGIAQAATPIEQVSMDEWNRLMDVNVKSLFITTKAVVPYMKERQKGSIVTIASISAVRPRPGLQAYIASKGAAESFTRGLAIELAPFQLRVNTIHPGPADTQMLSQFTAQGADIEQTKQSVFVQSVPLGRLVDPSDIAGAVSYLLSDAASMVTGTTLHVDGGRGL from the coding sequence ATGGCAGTAGAACAACAGGTCATCATCGTGACAGGTGCTGGCGGCGGTATGGGAAAAGCCATTATTCAGGAGCAGCTTGCAAAGGGCAATATTGTAGTTGGGCTCGATTTATCAGTAGCTTCTCTTAGCGATTTAGCGCAGGATGCCTTGCAATGCTTTGAAGTCAATGTCTTGCAAGAGGAGCATGTGAACGAAGTATTCAAGCAGGTTTTTGCCAAGTATGGACGGATTGATGGACTTGTCAATGCGCTTGGTATAGCGCAGGCAGCAACACCAATTGAGCAAGTATCGATGGACGAGTGGAATCGGTTAATGGATGTCAATGTTAAAAGCTTATTTATTACAACAAAGGCAGTCGTTCCTTATATGAAAGAGCGGCAAAAGGGCTCCATTGTAACAATCGCATCCATTTCTGCTGTACGTCCACGCCCAGGTTTGCAGGCTTATATTGCTTCTAAAGGGGCGGCAGAGAGCTTTACACGTGGTTTAGCTATTGAGCTAGCGCCGTTTCAATTACGTGTTAACACGATTCACCCAGGGCCAGCTGATACACAGATGCTCAGTCAATTTACGGCACAAGGAGCAGACATCGAGCAAACAAAGCAAAGTGTCTTTGTTCAATCGGTCCCCCTTGGACGCTTAGTAGATCCATCAGACATTGCAGGAGCAGTAAGTTATTTACTCTCTGATGCAGCGAGTATGGTTACAGGAACGACATTACATGTAGACGGTGGTCGTGGACTATAG
- a CDS encoding DUF2196 domain-containing protein: MGTLPHGIKVRLIDGQIGRVQEIHS; this comes from the coding sequence TTGGGCACTCTTCCCCACGGAATTAAAGTCAGGCTAATAGATGGACAGATTGGACGTGTACAGGAAATCCACTCTTAA
- a CDS encoding DUF917 family protein, protein MEKVLSYEDGIAAVYGGAILGGGGGGLLEEGIKLVEEIFAAGAPQLIDIKELNNEDLVACVAMVGAPSAANQYISNEQLCWSYRNMNTYTNNRLKGIITNENGAITTINGWLQSILLDVPVVDSPCNGRAHPTGIMGSLNLHELKDYKSVQFYAGGKNDFAIQGFVEGDLQNTAKTARNASILAGGMVGVTRNPVTIGYLKEHGAPNAITEAIQLGYCFLNGQTIEEKLENIIRQLNGVHIVSGLVTDYLLTNESGFDVGKLTVEDFHLTFWNEYMTLSKEGNIQSKFPDLIMTFDVNKMIPVPSASIKEGMHVAVIQADQRNLKLSTTMKNKALLQEIDEVIGTVL, encoded by the coding sequence ATGGAAAAAGTTCTATCTTACGAGGATGGTATTGCTGCTGTCTATGGGGGTGCAATACTTGGAGGCGGTGGAGGTGGCCTCCTAGAGGAAGGCATAAAACTGGTTGAGGAAATATTTGCTGCCGGTGCACCTCAGTTAATCGATATAAAGGAATTAAATAATGAGGATTTGGTCGCTTGTGTGGCGATGGTTGGAGCTCCTTCAGCAGCCAATCAATATATCTCCAATGAACAGCTTTGCTGGAGCTATAGAAATATGAACACGTATACTAATAATCGATTAAAAGGGATTATTACGAACGAAAATGGAGCTATTACGACCATTAATGGCTGGTTACAATCGATTTTATTGGACGTACCAGTCGTTGATTCTCCTTGTAACGGACGAGCCCATCCAACTGGAATTATGGGTTCCTTGAATTTACACGAGCTAAAAGATTATAAATCTGTTCAATTTTATGCGGGTGGGAAAAATGATTTTGCGATTCAAGGCTTTGTTGAAGGTGATTTACAAAACACAGCAAAGACAGCCCGTAATGCTTCTATTTTAGCTGGCGGGATGGTAGGGGTAACTCGAAACCCTGTAACAATTGGCTATTTAAAAGAACATGGAGCTCCGAATGCAATTACAGAGGCAATCCAGCTCGGCTATTGCTTCCTGAATGGACAAACAATCGAAGAAAAATTGGAAAATATCATTCGTCAGTTGAATGGGGTGCACATTGTATCGGGTCTAGTGACGGATTATTTATTAACAAATGAAAGTGGCTTTGATGTAGGTAAATTAACTGTAGAGGATTTTCATTTAACTTTTTGGAACGAGTATATGACTTTATCGAAAGAGGGTAACATCCAATCCAAATTTCCGGATCTTATTATGACCTTTGATGTGAACAAAATGATTCCTGTACCTAGTGCAAGCATAAAAGAAGGAATGCATGTTGCTGTTATTCAAGCCGATCAGCGTAATTTAAAATTAAGCACGACGATGAAAAATAAGGCGTTGTTGCAAGAAATTGACGAGGTGATTGGAACTGTTCTATAA
- a CDS encoding Rpn family recombination-promoting nuclease/putative transposase — MAAVYWAQLYTSQLQKGMGYHKLLLTITINIYNFTVFPQSAYYQSTFHLYEDKTLKRLVIQDDALEVHFIEMNTFLEQWHRGVLKPLDGILARWLLLLGMVDARKKKVYEKIYRDLEELAVKDEHLLQAFNVWKELSLSQEDVIAYQSRLKYILDEEAKLEDVKHMAEQQGIEKGKIEGKIEEKEKTANKLLANGMDIDFICKITGLSVERIEEIKERLIQSRED, encoded by the coding sequence ATAGCAGCTGTTTACTGGGCTCAACTTTATACATCACAATTACAAAAGGGTATGGGGTATCATAAACTGCTACTGACGATTACCATTAATATATATAATTTCACGGTGTTTCCTCAAAGTGCATATTATCAGAGTACCTTCCATTTGTATGAGGATAAAACATTAAAGCGATTAGTTATACAGGATGATGCTTTGGAAGTGCACTTTATTGAAATGAATACATTCCTTGAACAATGGCATAGAGGAGTTCTTAAGCCACTGGATGGTATTTTAGCACGTTGGTTATTGTTATTAGGAATGGTCGATGCACGAAAGAAAAAGGTCTATGAAAAAATTTATCGTGATTTGGAGGAACTAGCGGTGAAGGACGAACATTTATTACAGGCATTCAATGTTTGGAAAGAGCTAAGTTTATCACAGGAAGATGTTATTGCCTATCAATCACGCTTAAAGTATATCCTTGATGAAGAGGCAAAGTTAGAGGATGTAAAGCATATGGCAGAGCAACAGGGAATCGAAAAAGGAAAAATAGAGGGTAAAATAGAAGAAAAAGAAAAAACTGCTAATAAACTTTTAGCGAATGGTATGGATATTGATTTTATTTGTAAAATAACAGGCTTATCTGTGGAGCGTATTGAAGAAATCAAAGAAAGGCTAATTCAAAGTCGTGAAGATTAA
- a CDS encoding HD domain-containing protein → MNNLMDKVREIYEQFDASHDFQHIERVYQNALAILHTEPEADAEVVKIVVLLHDVSDKKYTDSKEQENKLIAELSLSEEKKQHIRDCIAQVSFNGGNELEATSIEAKIARDADRLDAIGAIGIARTFAFGGAKGRKLYDEEEDARTDMTEEEYRSKNTSSVTHFYEKLLFLKDLMTTEKGKQMAKERHQFMVQFLEQLQNEIGK, encoded by the coding sequence ATGAACAATTTAATGGACAAAGTACGAGAAATTTATGAGCAGTTTGATGCTAGTCATGATTTTCAACATATTGAACGTGTTTATCAAAATGCGTTAGCAATTTTACATACCGAGCCGGAAGCTGATGCAGAGGTCGTGAAAATTGTAGTGCTGTTGCATGATGTTAGTGATAAAAAGTATACCGATAGTAAAGAGCAAGAAAATAAGCTAATTGCCGAGCTATCTTTAAGTGAAGAGAAAAAGCAACATATCCGAGATTGCATTGCACAAGTATCGTTTAATGGCGGCAATGAGCTAGAAGCAACCTCTATTGAGGCAAAAATAGCGCGAGATGCAGATCGATTAGATGCCATTGGAGCAATTGGCATTGCCCGTACATTTGCTTTTGGTGGGGCTAAAGGTCGAAAGCTATACGACGAGGAAGAGGACGCACGTACGGATATGACAGAGGAGGAGTATCGCAGTAAAAATACATCCTCAGTTACCCATTTTTATGAGAAGCTATTATTCCTAAAGGATTTAATGACAACCGAAAAAGGCAAGCAAATGGCTAAAGAACGCCATCAATTTATGGTACAGTTTTTAGAGCAATTACAGAATGAAATAGGTAAGTAA
- a CDS encoding ABC-F family ATP-binding cassette domain-containing protein has translation MSHLIVQNLTKTVGDKTLFQNIEFTIYEGERAGLIGINGTGKSTLLSILAGEIEADAMEVDRPNKYRVAYLPQEPTFKSGETVLQAVFTGNSPILKLNREYEETVAALALNPTSESLQKTLFSLQHRMDEEQAWDVNALAKTALTKFGIEMFDKEVLTLSGGQQKRVALAKVLIEPVDLYLLDEPTNHLDVQSTQWLQEMVLRLKGAVIFITHDRYFLDELSTHIYELADQTLYRHTGNYGDYLEARAIREEMTAASTQKDRNRYRSELKWIRRGAKARSTKQKARIQRFEQLEDNLERKSEDVSLDMSLATTRLGRKVLEAEHISKAFGHQKILENFSFLLQQGDRIGIIGANGVGKSTLLNMLAGELTPDAGEILVGSTVKLAHFKQTLPKMNENERMIEYIREASNDITDAEGVRYSAAQMLERFLFPLHAHGTPIGKLSGGERKRLHLLRLLMEQPNVLLLDEPTNDLDIETLGVLEDFIEHFPGVVITISHDRFFLDRIAKKLWVLDGLGHVDESLDLYSEYLQKREQEVAVKVEAPKVEKAKTEKPKADKKKLSFKEQKEWETIADDIEKTETAIMETEEGIANAGADFTKLQELTAKLDELNAQYEHLIERWSYLDEIVNG, from the coding sequence ATGAGTCATTTAATTGTACAAAATTTAACGAAAACAGTGGGCGATAAAACGCTCTTTCAAAATATTGAATTTACGATTTATGAGGGAGAGCGAGCTGGGCTAATTGGCATTAATGGTACTGGTAAATCCACATTGCTTTCTATTTTAGCAGGTGAAATCGAAGCGGATGCAATGGAAGTTGACCGCCCAAATAAATACCGTGTTGCTTATTTACCACAGGAGCCTACTTTTAAAAGCGGCGAAACGGTGTTACAGGCAGTATTTACAGGGAATTCACCTATTTTAAAATTGAATCGTGAATATGAGGAAACGGTTGCTGCACTTGCCTTAAATCCGACTTCAGAAAGTTTACAAAAAACGTTATTTAGCTTGCAGCATCGTATGGATGAAGAGCAGGCATGGGATGTCAATGCACTTGCAAAGACAGCACTTACGAAGTTTGGCATTGAAATGTTTGATAAAGAAGTATTAACACTGTCAGGTGGTCAGCAAAAGCGCGTTGCTTTAGCTAAAGTTTTAATAGAGCCGGTAGATCTTTATTTATTGGACGAGCCTACCAACCATTTAGATGTGCAGTCAACTCAGTGGCTACAGGAAATGGTGTTACGATTAAAGGGAGCCGTTATATTTATTACCCATGATCGTTATTTCTTAGATGAACTGTCTACGCATATTTACGAGCTGGCTGATCAAACATTATACCGTCATACTGGGAATTATGGGGATTATTTAGAAGCTCGTGCTATTCGTGAGGAAATGACAGCAGCCTCTACACAAAAAGATCGCAACCGCTATCGCTCAGAACTAAAATGGATTCGCCGTGGAGCGAAAGCGCGTTCTACGAAGCAAAAGGCACGTATCCAGCGCTTCGAGCAGTTAGAGGATAACTTGGAGCGTAAATCTGAGGATGTTTCTCTTGACATGAGCCTAGCAACAACACGCCTCGGTCGAAAGGTTTTAGAGGCTGAACATATTTCAAAGGCATTTGGTCATCAAAAAATCCTTGAAAACTTTTCATTTTTACTACAGCAGGGCGATCGTATCGGAATTATCGGAGCAAATGGTGTAGGAAAATCAACATTATTGAACATGCTAGCAGGTGAACTTACACCTGATGCTGGTGAAATTCTTGTTGGTTCGACAGTGAAGTTAGCGCATTTCAAACAAACGCTACCAAAAATGAATGAAAATGAGCGCATGATTGAATATATCCGTGAAGCCTCAAATGATATCACAGATGCAGAGGGTGTGCGCTATTCGGCTGCTCAAATGCTAGAGCGTTTCTTATTCCCACTTCATGCACACGGTACACCTATCGGTAAATTATCGGGTGGCGAGCGTAAACGTCTGCATTTATTACGATTATTAATGGAACAACCAAACGTACTGTTACTAGACGAGCCTACGAATGATTTGGATATTGAAACATTAGGTGTGCTTGAGGATTTCATTGAGCATTTCCCTGGAGTTGTCATAACTATATCCCACGATCGCTTTTTCTTAGATCGAATTGCGAAAAAGCTGTGGGTTTTAGATGGTCTTGGGCATGTTGATGAGTCGCTTGATCTTTACAGTGAATATTTACAAAAACGTGAACAAGAAGTCGCTGTAAAGGTAGAAGCGCCAAAAGTCGAAAAAGCTAAGACCGAAAAGCCTAAAGCGGACAAGAAAAAATTATCCTTTAAAGAGCAAAAAGAGTGGGAAACGATTGCTGATGACATAGAAAAGACGGAAACAGCGATTATGGAGACAGAAGAAGGTATTGCCAACGCTGGTGCTGATTTTACAAAGCTACAAGAATTAACGGCGAAGCTAGATGAGCTAAATGCACAATATGAGCATCTTATTGAAAGATGGTCGTATTTAGATGAAATCGTAAATGGATAA
- a CDS encoding tartrate dehydrogenase, with the protein MTHTKIAIIPGDGIGKEVMEEALKILNSLQEHDSSLQIETTIFPWSSDYYLKHGRMMPCNALDILKEFDAILFGAIGDARVPDDVTVWELIMPIRKNFQQYVNFRPIKSLPGIASPLANGRDIDFVIFRENAEGEYSDSGGRIYQNQPQEMTIQNTIMTRIGIEKIVQAACDYAYKNGKTKITSATKSNAIIHSMKFWDEHTRRILAQSSTALELESIYIDALVAYFVERPQDFQVVVASNLFGDILSDLGSAIVGGLGLSPSANLNPEKAFPSMFEPVHGSAPDIAGKGIANPIAQIWSLALLLGHIGRSDLEELIVHAIETVLREGIVKTADIGGQATTAQMGDAICQEIIKMNLAARGV; encoded by the coding sequence ATGACTCACACAAAAATCGCAATTATTCCAGGGGATGGCATCGGAAAGGAAGTTATGGAAGAAGCACTAAAGATACTAAATTCTCTTCAGGAACACGATTCGTCTTTACAAATAGAAACAACCATTTTTCCTTGGAGCTCAGATTATTACCTTAAGCACGGCCGAATGATGCCATGCAATGCATTAGATATATTAAAAGAATTTGATGCGATATTATTCGGGGCTATTGGAGATGCTCGTGTTCCTGATGACGTTACCGTATGGGAATTAATTATGCCGATACGAAAAAACTTCCAGCAATATGTTAATTTCCGTCCGATTAAATCATTACCTGGCATAGCCTCACCGCTTGCCAACGGAAGAGATATTGATTTTGTTATCTTCCGGGAAAATGCGGAGGGGGAATATTCCGATAGTGGTGGTCGAATTTATCAAAATCAACCACAGGAAATGACCATTCAAAACACGATTATGACACGTATCGGAATTGAAAAAATTGTCCAAGCCGCCTGTGATTATGCCTATAAAAATGGCAAAACAAAAATTACGAGTGCGACAAAATCGAATGCTATTATTCATTCAATGAAGTTCTGGGATGAGCATACTAGAAGAATTCTTGCGCAAAGCTCAACAGCGCTAGAGCTAGAATCTATCTATATCGACGCTTTAGTAGCCTATTTCGTGGAGCGACCGCAAGATTTTCAGGTTGTTGTTGCCTCCAATTTATTCGGAGATATTTTATCAGATTTAGGGTCTGCCATTGTTGGTGGTCTTGGGTTGTCACCGTCAGCTAATTTAAATCCAGAAAAGGCATTCCCGTCTATGTTTGAGCCTGTGCATGGGTCAGCACCAGATATTGCAGGAAAGGGTATAGCAAACCCAATTGCACAAATTTGGTCACTTGCTTTGTTGCTTGGACATATTGGGAGATCGGATTTAGAAGAGCTAATTGTTCATGCGATTGAGACGGTTCTTCGAGAAGGGATCGTGAAAACCGCAGATATTGGTGGACAGGCGACAACAGCACAAATGGGTGATGCGATTTGTCAGGAAATTATCAAAATGAATTTAGCGGCAAGGGGTGTATAG
- a CDS encoding M20 family metallopeptidase yields MTVTSLKTTESYIRDRKAVIELTQKLVRIESVYREDDPNGNEQEVANFVAQYLRDLGIETHIEEVVPGRPNVIGIIDSGRPGKTLLFEGHTDVVTEGNREAWTYDPFGAEIMDGRMYGRGTNDTKGNLACMITACQSLLLDQEEFTGKIILCIPCDEEGLMLGIKHFIKNGWADDVDGAIICEPEENNVCIAQRGAIRLKVDIFGKMAHGAISWSGINPNWRMARFIVELEKLEKEEQARLGRDPMLNWPSITPTILRAPVKGDAQINVIPDHCMTTLDIRTVPAQDHDELLGKIEAIIKRLQADDPDFKVELTVLDNRPATATAKEDPVVQAIYEAVAEVTEKEPKYNGVPGATDGTFLHVHGVPIVTVGAGDRDMPHQIDEYVDIEELAETTAIYRLAALKFLAGDVQ; encoded by the coding sequence ATGACAGTAACAAGTTTAAAGACAACGGAATCTTATATACGTGACCGAAAAGCAGTTATTGAGCTTACACAAAAGCTAGTGCGTATAGAAAGCGTTTATCGGGAAGATGATCCGAATGGCAATGAACAAGAAGTCGCGAATTTTGTCGCTCAATATTTACGTGATCTCGGGATTGAAACACATATAGAGGAGGTAGTGCCAGGCAGGCCGAATGTCATTGGTATTATTGATTCGGGTAGGCCAGGAAAAACACTCCTCTTTGAAGGACACACAGATGTCGTTACTGAAGGAAATCGTGAAGCATGGACGTACGATCCATTCGGTGCAGAAATTATGGATGGTCGAATGTATGGCCGAGGCACAAATGATACAAAAGGAAATCTTGCGTGTATGATTACAGCTTGTCAGTCGTTGTTACTGGATCAGGAAGAATTTACAGGTAAGATTATTTTATGTATTCCATGTGATGAAGAAGGATTGATGCTAGGTATTAAACATTTTATAAAAAATGGCTGGGCAGATGATGTGGATGGGGCGATTATCTGTGAGCCAGAGGAAAATAATGTATGTATCGCACAACGTGGGGCAATACGCTTGAAAGTAGATATTTTCGGTAAAATGGCGCACGGTGCAATTTCTTGGAGCGGCATTAACCCAAACTGGCGAATGGCACGCTTTATCGTGGAGCTTGAAAAATTGGAAAAAGAAGAGCAAGCACGTTTAGGGCGTGATCCGATGCTTAATTGGCCATCTATTACACCAACGATTTTACGAGCACCCGTAAAAGGGGATGCGCAAATCAATGTGATTCCTGATCATTGTATGACGACGCTTGATATTCGTACTGTACCTGCACAGGATCATGATGAGCTTCTCGGTAAAATCGAGGCAATTATCAAGCGTCTGCAAGCAGATGATCCAGATTTTAAAGTTGAGCTAACAGTGCTTGACAATCGCCCTGCTACAGCAACTGCGAAGGAGGATCCTGTTGTACAAGCCATTTATGAGGCAGTCGCTGAGGTAACGGAAAAAGAGCCGAAATATAACGGTGTCCCAGGGGCTACAGATGGAACGTTCCTTCATGTTCATGGAGTACCCATTGTTACCGTTGGAGCTGGTGATCGTGATATGCCCCACCAAATTGACGAATATGTTGATATCGAAGAATTAGCAGAAACAACAGCTATTTACCGTTTAGCAGCATTAAAGTTTTTAGCAGGTGATGTACAATGA
- a CDS encoding anion permease: MKEAKSAVKWIPFFITLAVGVAIWICPVPSGVEENAWHLFAIFVATIIGFITKPLPMGAISFIAMAMIAITNTLTIEETLSGFGNSTIWLIVIAFFISRGFIKTGLGERIAYIFVRLFGKKTLSLSYSLLASDLILAPAIPSNTARAGGVIFPIIQSLSHTFGSKPEDGTERKMGAFLLKVGFQGNLITSAMFMTAMAANPLIVKLASDTAGVTITWFGWAVAMIVPGLTALIVVPYVIYKIYPPQIKETPEAAAIAKKKLDEFGPLKSSEKRMVVVFIVVLSLWIGGDYFGISATTSALIGLSLLLLLNVLTWADIKKEEGAWDTLVWFATLFMMASYMNKLGLIPWFSNEVGGLVSGYSWIWAVLILALVYFYSHYFFASSTAHISAMYAAFLSVMLQAGAPAMLAAILLAAFSNLFGATTHYGSGPAPVFFGAGYIDQKKWWTVGFVVSIVTILIFVIVGGLWWKLLGYW; the protein is encoded by the coding sequence ATGAAAGAAGCAAAAAGCGCAGTCAAATGGATTCCTTTCTTCATTACCCTTGCTGTTGGCGTAGCTATCTGGATTTGTCCAGTACCTTCAGGAGTAGAGGAAAATGCGTGGCATCTGTTTGCTATTTTTGTTGCGACAATTATAGGGTTTATAACGAAACCGTTGCCAATGGGAGCTATATCCTTTATTGCTATGGCTATGATTGCAATAACGAATACATTAACCATTGAAGAGACATTAAGTGGTTTTGGCAATTCAACAATTTGGCTGATTGTCATTGCCTTCTTTATTTCTCGTGGATTTATTAAAACGGGACTAGGGGAACGAATTGCTTATATATTTGTTCGTCTTTTTGGGAAAAAAACCTTGAGCCTGTCTTACTCTTTACTTGCGAGTGATCTAATATTAGCACCAGCTATTCCTAGTAATACAGCTCGTGCTGGTGGTGTAATATTTCCAATCATCCAGTCATTATCTCATACCTTCGGATCTAAACCAGAAGATGGGACAGAGCGTAAGATGGGTGCCTTTCTTTTAAAGGTAGGCTTTCAAGGGAATTTAATAACGTCTGCTATGTTTATGACAGCCATGGCAGCGAATCCTTTAATTGTAAAGCTAGCAAGTGATACAGCTGGAGTAACTATTACTTGGTTCGGCTGGGCAGTGGCCATGATTGTCCCTGGGTTAACAGCTTTAATCGTTGTTCCTTATGTTATTTATAAAATCTATCCGCCTCAGATCAAGGAAACACCAGAAGCAGCAGCTATCGCTAAAAAGAAGCTGGATGAATTTGGTCCACTGAAAAGTTCTGAAAAGCGCATGGTTGTAGTATTTATTGTTGTGTTGTCGTTATGGATAGGCGGAGACTACTTTGGAATTAGTGCTACTACATCAGCTCTAATAGGTCTTTCCTTACTTTTATTGTTAAATGTCTTAACATGGGCAGATATCAAAAAGGAAGAAGGGGCATGGGATACGCTTGTCTGGTTTGCAACATTATTTATGATGGCATCTTATATGAACAAACTAGGGCTAATTCCATGGTTTAGTAATGAAGTTGGTGGACTTGTATCTGGGTATAGTTGGATATGGGCTGTTTTAATATTAGCATTAGTCTATTTCTATTCTCATTATTTCTTCGCGAGTTCCACTGCTCATATTAGTGCGATGTATGCAGCATTTTTATCTGTTATGCTGCAAGCAGGAGCACCTGCTATGTTAGCAGCTATATTATTAGCGGCATTTAGTAATTTATTTGGCGCCACTACTCATTATGGTTCTGGTCCAGCACCAGTCTTCTTTGGTGCAGGTTATATTGACCAAAAGAAATGGTGGACAGTTGGATTTGTAGTTTCCATTGTTACCATCCTGATTTTTGTTATAGTAGGAGGACTGTGGTGGAAGCTTCTTGGTTATTGGTAA